The Synergistaceae bacterium genome segment CCAGCAGTTCTTCGAATCGGGGCCTCAGCCAGGCCTGAACGTCATCGACGCGGGCAAGGTCCTTCCCGTGGTACATCTCCAGCGCCGCCGCCGTCAGTTCCGAACAGTCCAGCCGTTTCGCCAGATCTCTCGCGGACTCTCCAATCTCATAAAGTTCTAATTTTATATCCGAACATGTAGACAGCAAGCGCGTATCCCTCTTCCACTTAGCGTTCCATTTTCATTCATTTGCATTTGCATCCATCTGATTCATCATGCTTTTACTTCATGCGCAGCGCCGTTTTCAGTTTTCAGTTTTTTTCGGCGCTTTTCGAAATATCGTATAAGAAGTTCGGCGCAGGACTCCTTCAAAACGCCGCCCCGCACCCGGCATCGGTGATTGAGCCGAGTGTCCCGGGGAATGTCGTACAGGGACCCGACGGCTCCGGCCCGGGGGTCCCGGGCGCCAAAAACCACGCTTCTGAGACGGGCGGCGACGGCAGCTCCGGCGCACATGGGACAGGGTTCCAGGGTCACGTACAGATCGCACCCCCGCAGATTCCACCCTCCAAGACGGGCCGCCGCCTCGCGAATCACCCGCATTTCGGCGTGAGCCGTGGGGTCGATGGTTTTCACGTTGAATCCCTTCGAGATAATTTCGCCCTCCCGCACCAGAACCGCCCCCACCGGAACCTCTCCTTCCCTGAAGGCCCGCTCCGCTTCGAGAATCGCCTGAGACATAAAGTAAACGTCATCCATCACATATTATTCCATCATAATATTACACATACACGTCATTTCATCACGCGTCATCCGCAAAACGTCGCTCCGCGCCTCATGCATTTTCCCGTTTATCCGGCTCGATACCGATTTTGACGATCACTTTTCGGATGATCCCCGGGACGTCGAAGGTGATTCCGGGCTTATGAGAATCTTCCGGAAAAAACAGGACGAACTGCCCGTCCGGAACTCTGAAATAGACGCCTTCTCCGCCGTACAGCCTGGTATCCTCTTCCGGATTGTATTCCTTCACCTGTTTCATGTTGTTGATGGGGGCGTAGCCGTACCATTCCTCCCCCGACAGCGTCATGTGAAGATCGATATAATTCCTGTGGGCCTCGAAAAGCCGCGCACTGTGAGGGACGGTGCTTATCTCCTCTACGATGGAGAACACTCTGTCTCCGTCGATGGCATATCGGTTCGGAGACAGCTGGGTCAGATCCTGTGAAATCAAAAATTCGAGCGCCGACTGAACTCCACTGCCAAGTCCGCTGTAGCGGGGCGCGTACTGCAACGTTCCCATAATCATGCGTCAATTTCTCCTATCAAATCCGCAACCGCATCCACCTGCTCCATGCCGCGGACATCCGACCGCAGAAGAGGCAGATGAACAATTTTTTTGGCGCCAAAGCGATCCCGGATCTCCTTCAGATAGTCCTTCTGAGCAATCAGCCGCTCGGCGAAGAACTCGCCCGCCTCCGGAGGGATCACCCGATTGACGACGAGACCTCCTACGGGGATTCCGTACTTTTCCAACAGCTCCACCGCCCGGGCCGTTTCCAGGATGGGCATCCTTTCGGCGTTCAGAACGAAAAAGAACTCCGAACTTTCGGCATCCGTAAGATATTGTCGGCTCTTTTCAAATTTCTTCTGCCTGCGGGTCAGAGATTCGATCACGGGGTCTTCCATGGCGCGTTTCATCAAATCCGCATCAAACTTTCCCGCCATTTTAAAAAGCTCGAGGGATTTTTTGCGTTTTTGAATCAGGCTGTCGATCCAGGTTCCCAAAATCTCCGGCAGGGAAAGCAAGCGCAGAGTATGCCCCGTGGGAGCCGTATCGAAGACAATGGCCTCCCAGGGATCCCCCAGGTTTTCCATCAGTTCGACGAATTTGTCGAAAATCGCCGCTTCTTCAGCGCCAGGGGACATGTAGGCGATTTCCATCTGGCGTTTAATTTCGTCCACGATCACCGCGCTGACAATGCTCAGCATTTTATCCTGAATTTCGCTGATATAACGTTTTGCTTCCTCCGCGGCGTCGATCTCTATGCCCCACAGATTTTCACGCACCGGCAAAATTTTATCGCTCAGGGCGACTCCCAGTGCATCGGAAAGAGAATGGGCGGGGTCGGTGGAAACCAGGAGCGTCTTATAGCCGTTCCGGGCCAGCCAGGCTCCGTAAGCGCTTGCACAGGTGGTTTTACCGGTTCCTCCCTTACCTCCAAAAAAGGTAAACGGGCGTCGTTTCTTTTTCGTCTCCGTATTCATATTCATACCTGCATTTTAAGTAAAATCATACTGAGCCGCTTTTTCCGCGGCCACCGACTGACGATTCATTATACGCCTCTGCCATGGAAGCATCTCCTCCGCCAGATAAGGGAGCAACTCCAGCGTATAGTAGGAGATGGGATTG includes the following:
- the tadA gene encoding tRNA adenosine(34) deaminase TadA, which codes for MDDVYFMSQAILEAERAFREGEVPVGAVLVREGEIISKGFNVKTIDPTAHAEMRVIREAAARLGGWNLRGCDLYVTLEPCPMCAGAAVAARLRSVVFGARDPRAGAVGSLYDIPRDTRLNHRCRVRGGVLKESCAELLIRYFEKRRKKLKTENGAAHEVKA
- a CDS encoding ArsA family ATPase yields the protein MNTETKKKRRPFTFFGGKGGTGKTTCASAYGAWLARNGYKTLLVSTDPAHSLSDALGVALSDKILPVRENLWGIEIDAAEEAKRYISEIQDKMLSIVSAVIVDEIKRQMEIAYMSPGAEEAAIFDKFVELMENLGDPWEAIVFDTAPTGHTLRLLSLPEILGTWIDSLIQKRKKSLELFKMAGKFDADLMKRAMEDPVIESLTRRQKKFEKSRQYLTDAESSEFFFVLNAERMPILETARAVELLEKYGIPVGGLVVNRVIPPEAGEFFAERLIAQKDYLKEIRDRFGAKKIVHLPLLRSDVRGMEQVDAVADLIGEIDA
- a CDS encoding YhcH/YjgK/YiaL family protein; translated protein: MIMGTLQYAPRYSGLGSGVQSALEFLISQDLTQLSPNRYAIDGDRVFSIVEEISTVPHSARLFEAHRNYIDLHMTLSGEEWYGYAPINNMKQVKEYNPEEDTRLYGGEGVYFRVPDGQFVLFFPEDSHKPGITFDVPGIIRKVIVKIGIEPDKRENA